The genomic window AAACCCTCTTTTTTCATTAACTCCAGAGATTCCTTGAGTGCAAAAATCAAGGACACCGCCGGCGTATAAGGGGTTTGTCCTTTTTCAAGGCTCTTTTTTGCGGCCCTGAAATCCCAGTAGTATTTTGGCATCCTTGACTGTTCCACCATGGTCCATGCTTTGGCACTCAGAGATATAAATCCAAGACCCGGTGGGAGCATGAGAGCCTTTTGAGAACCGGTAACCACCGCATCCAGATTCCATTCATCAGTTTTTAAATCCACAGCTCCAAGGGAACTAATGGCATCTACCAGTATGACGGCAGGATGGTTTCCCACCGCTTCTCTGAGAGCTTTTATATCATTTAACACACCGGTGGAAGTCTCATTGTGGGTAAAAAGTATTCCTTTTATTTCGTGGTTTGTATCTCTGGTAAGCCTCTCCCTGACAGTATCCGGTGTTACGGGTTTGCCCCATTCCACTTGAATTCTTTCCACATTAGCTCCAAAAGACTCCGCAATTTGAGCAAACCTTTCGCTGAACACTCCGTTAGGGAAAGACAAAATAAGATCTCCCGGGGAAAACAGGTTTACAATAGCAGCTTCCATGGCTCCAGTTCCTGCTGAAGGGAATATGAGCACATCATTTTGAGTTTGAAAAACCTCTTTAATTTCCTCCGAAACCTGTTTGAAAATGCTAATGAATTCTTCTCCCCGGTGGTTTAACATGGGTGTTTGCATGGCCCTCATGACACTGTCCGGTACTTCCGTGGGACCGGGGATTCTCAGATGATGTTTTTTCATGTATTCCACTCTCCCTTTTGAATATAAAAAAACCGCCCTCATTAAGGGGCGGATTTTACCGCGGTGCCACCCTATTTGGATTTTTCCAAAATAGCTCTCGTTTGACATAACGGCTTTACCCGTTTGACTCTTCGCCAACCACTCCGAGGCGGAAATAAAGAACCCCTGCTGATTTGCACCACCCACCAGCTCTCTTATAAGGAATATTCTTTAATTTTCCTCTTCATCGCTATAGCTTATTAAATTAGAATATATTATAAATATTAATTTGTCGTCTGTCAAGGTTTTTATTCGTCTTCATCATCTATATCTTCTTCTATATCTTCTTCTTCATCATCATCGGAAATGTCTTCAATGTCATAATCTCCTTCGCAAATAGCTTCCCATGCCTCTCGTACCGCTTCAAATTCGTCATCGTCTTCGACTTCGGTCAACACTTCCTCGCCATTCTCGTCGGCATCAATGCGGAAGATATATGCCTCTTCATCCTCGCTTTCAGATTCGTCCAGAGGTACTAAAATTGCATAATCATTATCTTCTACATTTACAACACCCAGCACCTCGAACTCGGTTTCCTGGCCATCTTCGTCATACAGAGTTATGGTTTCCTTTTCATCCATTTTATTCACTCCAATCATTGAAATTAAAAATATTGTATAGTAATTTTTATTCAGTGTCAACATGACAACGATAATTGAGGTAACCTTGTAAAATCAATACCGCCGCCACTTTATCAATTACACCCTTACGCTTTCTACGAGACATATCTGCATCGATCAAAGACCGTTCCGCTTCTACCGTCGAAAGCCTTTCATCCCAGTACCCCAGCTCAATTCCAGAATTCTGTTTTAATGCTTCCCCAAACTTTTTAACAGCCTCGCCTTGAGAGCCCAGGGTTCCGTTCATGTTTCTGGGGAGGCCCAGTATTACCTTGCCTACTTTGTATTGCTGTATCAACTCTTCAATTTTTTTTAAATCCTGCTTTAAATCCTGCCTTGTTATCACCCCTATTCCCTGGGCTATCAAACCAAGCTCATCGGAAACGGCGACGCCTATTTTTTTGTCTCCCACGTCCAATCCCAAAACACGCATTTAATAGTACCCCTTTTAAATAATTTTTATACAGAACTCAGGGCAGTAACCGGCACAGTAACCACATAATACGCAGCGGTCCGGGTCCACTCTTGACTTTCCCCGGACAATGGAAAGAGCTTTGAACTTGCAGTGCTGTACACACCTTCCACAGCCCTCACACCAGTCTTCAACTATAAGCTTTCTTTTCTGGCTGTCGAGTCTGTTTTTTAATTCTTCAGTTACGGGTCTACCTTCAAAAATTAAACAATTGGCCTCGACTTCGGCTATGGATTTCATGCCTACGGCCACTGAATGCAGGTATGGAAAATCCAGAATGTATTTAAAAGCCTCTTCCTTAATTCCTATAAGGTTACCACCGCCCAAGCATTTCATGCCATATATTCCCTTGCTATTTTTGTAGGCTTTCTCGATGGCCCTTTCCATCTGGCAGATATCACCGTCTTTTATACCGATACCCTTTATGTTTATTATGGGATGGATTACATCAATTTCACTCATGGTTGCGGCAGCTTCCACCACTTCCACAGTGTGGGTGGAAACTCCTACGGCTTTTATAATACCTTTTTCCTTAGCCTCAATTAAATATTTCAGGGCTTCTCTGTGACCATTCAATGTGAGCCTGGATTCCTGCTCATGAAGCATGAAAACATCTATCACATCCCTATCCAGCTCTTTTCTAGCCTTTTCCACACTGGACCGCATGTCTTCATAGGTATATGCGTATGATTTTGACACCACCACGATATCCCTGTTTGTAAGCTTTAAAGCCTTTTTGATATAAGGATAATTATTGTAAAACTCTGCTGTATCAATAAAATTAACACCTGCCCGGATGGCTTCCAGAATTATATCTGTTCCCTCCTCTATGGACAGGTGTGACTGAAGGGGGCTTATCCCCAGACTACCAAAGCAAAGGCGCGAAACCCTTATACCCGTTCCACCTAAGATTCTATACTCCATACAAAGACCTTCCCCAAAAAAGCAAGTTCCCTTACTCAAGATTCTTCAATGTAGTTTTTTAATAATTCCTCCAAAAGCTCATCCCGCTCCAGCTTTCTAATGAGGTTTCTGGCATTGTTAAAACTGGTTATATATGCGGGATCCCCGGACAAAAGATAACCCACAATCTGGTTTATCGGGTTGTATCCCTTTTGTTTAAGAGCATCATAAACCTTTTGAAGTATTTCCCTGGAATTGACTGCCTGATCTTTTTCAACTTTAAATTTCATTGTTTCCTGGAAATTTTGCCCCATCGCATCTCCCTCTCTTTCTATAAGATATATTCTATATTCATATTTAAAATCCTCTTTTTAATTAAAAAGCGTGAAAAATTCCACGCTTTTCCTTTATATTATTACAACTTAACAGGTTTTTATTCCCAATGCCAGCCATGTTATAGAGTGCTTAAAATCTGGGGCACGGAATTTAGAGCTTCATCAAGTTTATCCGGATTTTTCCCACCTGCCTGGGCAAAATCGCTTCTGCCGCCACCGCCTCCACCTGCTATGGAAGCTACCTGTTTCACAATATTGCCCGCATGGTAACCTTTTTTAGTAAGGTCTTCGGAAACGGAAGCAACAAAGTTTACTTTTTCACCCGAAACACTTCCGAGAACAATGATGCCGCTCTTTAACTTCTGTCTTAAGGCATCACTTATTTTCCTTAAGTCATCCATCTCTCTGGCTTTTACCCTGGAATAAATAACCTCAACCCCGTCTAAATCTACTTTCTTTGAGAAAATATCTTCAATTTGGGCATTTATAGCCTGCTGGCTTAAAGATTCAATTTCTCTTTCCCGGTCCTTTAACCTTTCTATCAATTCATTTATTTTTTGACTGAGTTCTTGAGGTGAAGTTTTAAGCAAAGCAGCGGCGTCGCTTAAATTCTGCAGCGTAACATCCAGGTAATTTATCAGGTTTTTGCCGGTGACGGCTTCAATGCGCCTTAAGCCCGCACCGATGCTGGATTCCGAAACTATCTTGAACAAGCCTATTTCTGAAGTGGACTTCACATGGGTGCCTCCGCAAAGTTCTATGCTGTAATCACCCATACTCACCATACGCACTTTTTCTCCATACTTTTCTCCAAACAAAGCTATGGCTCCGTGCTTTTGGGCATCCTGCACCGTTGTGATGTCCACCTTTACGGGTAAATTACTGAGTATGGCTTCATTGACCTTTCCTTCGGTTTGCTTTAATTCCTCCTGGGTCATAGCTGAGTGGTGCGAAAAATCGAATCTCAATCTGGTGTCATTTACAAGAGAGCCTGCCTGGTTTACATGTTCTCCCAGAACCTGTTTTAACGCCTTGTGTAAAAGGTGAGTGGCGCTGTGATTGCGGGCAATATCTTTTCTCCTGTCAGCATCTACTCTTGCCATTACCATGTCTTTTATGCTGACTTCACCTTTTTCAATCCTTCCTATATGATAAAACTTCCCATCGGGGGTCTTTTGCGTATTGACAACCCTGAATCTAAAATCATCGTTTTCTATGATACCCGTATCCCCCACCTGGCCGCCGGACTCACCGTAAAATGGGGTCTTATCCAGCACCAGCACCACTTCCCTGGATTTGTCATCGAAGCTCTCAACAGGCTCCTGATTTGATATGATGAGCTGCACCTGACCCTCAGATTCCAGTCTATCATATCCCAAAAATTCCGTTGGCGGCAGAGGAGCCAAAGTCTCAAAAAGTTCATCTATTTTATAGCTTTCTTTTCTTGCTGCCTTGGCTTTTTCCCTCTGCTTTTCCATGAGTTCTTCAAAGGATTTTATATCCACGGAAAATCCCTTTTCCTGGGCAATATCACGAGTTAAATCCAGCGGGAACCCATAAGTATCGTAGAGCATGAAGGCCATCTCTCCAGGAACAACAGCTTTATGTTCCTGTTCAAGTCGGCTTATGCCCTCGGAAAGCATTTTTAAGCCATCGCTCAATGTCTCGTTAAAGCGCTCTTCTTCAAATTTAACCACTTTCTGGACGTAATCTAGATTCTTTCTCAATTCTGGATAAGCGCATTCCATCAAAGATACTACCTGGGGAATTATTTTGTAAAGGAAAGGCTCATTCAAATCCAGCTCCCTGCCATAGCGGGCAGCTCGTCTCAGGATTCTCCTCAAGACATAGCTTCTGCCTTCATTGCCCGGGACCACTCCATCGGAGATCAAAAATGTTATGGCCCGGGAATGGTCTGCTATAACCCTGAAGGGAAAACCTCTGTCATCCCCGTAGTATTTTTTGCCGGTCATATTTTCCACAAATGCAATAATGGGTCTCAGTAAATCGGTATCATAATTGCTGTAAACATCTTGCATAACCGTGGCGATTCTTTCAAGGCCCATGCCGGTATCTATGCTGGGCCGGGGCAGTGGTGTCAAAGTCCCGTTTTCATCCCTGTTATACTGCATGAACACCAGGTTCCACAATTCCCTCCATCGGTCGCAATCGCATTTGCCAATTTTACATTCTTCGGCATCGCAGCGGTGATCCTCTCCCCTGTCAATATATATTTCACTGCAGGGTCCGCAGGGACCCGTGTCCCCCATGCTCCAGAAGTTGTCTTTTTCACCCATGCGCACTATTCTTTCCGCCGGGATCTTTGCCACTTTCTGCCACAATTCAAAGGCTTCGTCATCTTCTTCATATATGCTCACCCATAATTTATCTTTGGGAAGTCCTAAAACCTCCGTCAAAAATTCCCATGCATAGGCTATGGCTTCTCGCTTAAAGTAGTCTCCGAAGGAAAAGTTTCCAAGCATTTCAAAAAATGTATGGTGTCTGGCGGTCCTTCCGACACTTTCCAGGTCGTTGTGTTTCCCTCCGGCTCGTACACATTTTTGGGATGTGGTGGCTCTTTTAAAGGGTAGCTTCTTCAACCCTAAAAAAACTTCCTTGAACTGGTTCATTCCGGCATTGGCAAAAAGGAGAGTAGGGTCATTGTGAGGTACCAGTGAAGAGCTGGCTACTCTGGTATGGCCTTTGCTTTCAAAAAAACTTAGGAATTTCTCTCTTATTTCATTGCTTGTCATCATTTGACAAAACCTCCATAAATTTGCACTCGAATGAATTATATTAAAAAAATGACACCATTGTCAATACAGGCAGCTCATTGTTCTAAAATATTTACTATGTTCGAAAAATATTTTTTGGTTTTTTCGGCATTTTGGCTGTAAAAATGAATTCCCAAAAAACTCAGCCCCATGAAAATCAAACCTATCAACAATGAAAATAACTCCGTGGATTTTATGTGAAAGAAACCTGCTCCACTGTAACCCAGGCCAATTCCAGCTATAAAAGCAACAAGAGGTATTACATATACTATTAAAGTAGCTGAAAGCATAGTGGATGCTTGCATTTCCACCTCAACCAACTGGCCTACCCTGGCCTTTAAGGGATTTTTTGCCCAAACAAAAAGGGGCTTCTTTTCCGTACCTACCGAACATGCCCTGCAATGGTCGCACGCTGATGACCTCAATATTTCCACTTTGGCGTCATTTCCCTTATTTTCCACTACCAAAGCTTTCTCTCTCAAGATTTTTCACTCTCCCTGGTTATTTAATAAATTTGAATATGACATCCACCAGTTCGGATATCTTTTCATCCCGCTTTTCAGTATCCATAGCCTGGGCTACGCAGCCCCTGGTATGGTCTTCGAAAACGATCAAACCTACCTTGTTTAAAGCTGCCCGTACTGCTGCAATTTGTACAAGTATATCTACACAATATTTTTCTTCTTCTATCATTCTTTGTATTCCTTTTACCTGGCCTTCGATTTTTTTCAAACGCCTTAAAATATTTTCCTTGCTTTCCAAATATGAACAGTTGCTATCACATTTCATGCAACCACCTCCAATACCATCTAGGGGTATAATCATTATATAACGTTATGGTAAAATAGTCAAATATTTAAAATATCTCTTATTACTTCACCGGCCATGATTAAACCTGCTACCGATGGAACATATGATATGCTCCCCGGAATACTTCTTTTAAAGTCACAATGTTTGACGGAATCTTTGGGGCAGATACATCCTGTCTTACATAAATTTTCCTGCAGAGTTTTGACCGGCTTTTCAGTGGAAAATACCACTTTTACACCTTTTTGTATGCCCAATTTTTTAAGCTCTCTCCGAAGGACCCTGGCCATCGGACACACTGAAGTTTGAGATATATCAGCTACCCTGAACAGGGTTGGATCCAACTTATTTCCGGCACCCATGGACGAGATTATGGGAATGTTTAATTTTTTACATCTTATGATAAGGTCGATCTTTGATTTGATGGTATCTATAGCGTCCACCACATAATTTATATCACCTGTCAAAATTTTATCGGTGGTTTCTTCCGAATAAAAATCTTTAAAACAGGTTACACGGGCATCGGGATTTATATCAAAAACCCTTTTTTTCATTGCTTCCACTTTGGGTAGTCCCACTGTGGATTGCAAGGCATGAATCTGACGGTTTATGTTTGTAAGGCATATGACATCGTCGTCTACCAGAACCAGTTCTCCAATTCCCGCCCTGGCCAGTGCTTCGGCCGCAAAGGACCCAACCCCGCCGATACCTATAATTGCAACTTTTGATTTTTTTAATTTTTCAAGACCTTCATTGCCTATAAGAAGCTCTGTCCGTGAAAACCTGTGCTGCAAATTTTTCACCTCAAAAAAATACCCCACCATGCCGTGTTAACTGACAGTAAATAGAGACCCCGCTCAACCCAGGTGGGTGTCCTCCTAAATGCTTTATATTTCCCTTCCACGAGGGCCTATATGCCGCATTTAGAGACCGGACTCCCTATGTCATAGTGTTGGCTCTTTACTATGTCAGTTTACACGCACACAGCAGGGATGTTTTTGCTTTTTCTAGTATTTATAATACCACAAATCTCGTTTTTTATCAAGTTTTAAGAGGATAGTTCAAATATTTACCTTAATGTGAAGTTCCCTCAACTGCCTGGGTTCAACTTCAGCAGGAGCCCCTGTCATAAGGCAAATAGCATTCTGAGTTTTGGGGAATGCAATACAATCCCTGATACTATCAAGGCCCAGCAAGAGCATCACCATACGGTCAAGGCCGTAGGCTATACCGCCGTGGGGAGGTGTGCCGTATTCAAAAGCCTGCAGTAAAAATCCGAAATTGCTCTTTGCCCTTTCTTCGGTAAATCCCAGAACTTCAAACATTTTTTGCTGTATATAAGAGTTATGGATTCTAATGCTGCCACCCCCCAGTTCCGTACCGTTCAACACTATATCATACGCTTTTGCCCTCACCTTGGATGGATCTTTGTCCAGCAGCGGGATATCTTCATCCATGGGTGAAGTGAAAGGATGATGCATGGCCACGAATCTCTTTTCCTCTTCGCTGTATTCCAGCAGTGGAAATTCTGTAACCCATACAAATTCCATGGCGTCTTTTTTCATCAAGCCGAGGGTTTTACCAAGGTAAAGCCTCATCTGTCCCATTATAGACAGAACCCTGTCCCTGTTGGTGTCTGCGATAAATATAAGGAGGTCATTGGCTTTAGCACCCATTTTCTCCAATATTTCATTCATTTTATCTTCAGTAAAGAATTTTGCTATGGGTGATTTGACACCTTCGGGCGTTACATTAATCCATGCCATTCCCTTCGCGCCAAATTCTTTGCCTTTTCTACCAGTTCATCTATCTGACGGCGGCTGAAAATCTCAACGCCTTTTTCTATATTTATGCCTTTTACGATACCTCCGCCCTTCACAGCATCGGTAAATACCTTAAACTCGCTTTGAGAGACTATGTCGGATATATCTACCATCTCCATGCCAAATCTCAAATCGGGTTTATCCGAGCCATATCTGTCCATGGCTTCCTTATAAGTTAATCTCCTGAAAGGTATATCAACTTTTCTGCCGATGGCCTTTTCCACCACATATTTTATCAATTTTTCATTTAAATTGATGACATCATCTACTTCCACAAAAGACATTTCCATGTCAAGCTGTGTGAATTCAGGCTGCCTGTCCGCTCTTAAATCTTCATCCCTGAAGCACCTGGCGATTTGATAATAGCGCTCCAGGCCTGCCACCATTAAAATTTGTTTGAAAAGCTGGGGAGACTGAGGCAATGCGTAAAAGGTACCCGGGTTGACTCTGCTGGGTACCAGATAGTCTCTGGCGCCTTCGGGGGTGCTTCTGGTAAGCATGGGGGTTTCAACTTCTATGAATCCATTTTCATCCAGGAAGTCCCTTATAGCCTTATTTACCCTGTTACGAAAGAGAATATTGTTTAGCATCTGGGGTCTTCTCAAATCCAGGTACCTGTATTTAAGTCTTATGCTTTCATCTACATTTACGTTATCCTCTATGGGGAATGGAGGCGTTTTTGATTTGCTCAATATGGCAAGATGCTCACATTTTACTTCCACAAAACCAGTGGGAATTTTGGGATTAACATTTTCTTCAGGCCTCATGTTTACCTTGCCTTTAACCGCAATGACATATTCGCTGCGTATTTCTTCAGCTTTTTTAAAGGCCTCGGAATATTCGGGGTTGATTACAACCTGGCATATACCGCTTCGGTCCCTTAAATCCACAAAAATTATTCCTCCCAGGTCCCTGCGGGTCTGAACCCAGCCCATCAGCCCCACTTCATTTCCTGCATCGCCTTCCCTTAATTGGCCGCAGTAATGAGTCCTCTTAATTTTTTCATTCAAACTTGTCACAACCTTTCCGTATACAATTTGATATATATTCAAATATTTTGTCTCTGGCTACTTTTTGCTGTTCTCCTGCAGTAAGATCTTTTACCGTATAAAAACCAGAGTTTACTTCTTCTTCTCCTATGATAATAGCAAATTGAGCCATAATCTTATTGGCATATTTCATCTGTGCCTTTAAGCTTCTTTTGAGGTAGTCGGTTTCCGCCGAAATTCCACTTTCTCTGAAACTATAAAGGAGTTTAAGCGCCGTATCCACATATTCTTCTTTAAGAGGTGCGATATATATATCCACTTTTTCTTCGGGTATTTTCAATAAATTTTTCTTTTCCAGGATGGTTATCAAGCGCTCTATCCCCATCCCAAAACCTGCGGCAGGAGTCGGCGGCCCACCGCATTCTTGTATGAGGTTGTCATACCTGCCGCCGCCGCACACGGTGCTCTGGGCTCCCAGGTCCTCTGAAATTATTTCAAAAACCGTCCTGGTATAATAATCAAGACCTCTAACAATCCTGGGGTTTACCGTATAATCAATATTTATAAGTGACAGATCATTCTTTATTGCTTCAAAGTGGGCCTTACATTCATCGCAAAGGTAATCCAGAACTACAGGGGCTTCTTTGAGTGCCCTCTGGCACTCGGGATTTTTACAGTCTAAAATCCTCAGAGGATTTCTATTCAATCTAGAGTTACATGTGTTACAGAGGTTTTGTTTGCTTTCATCAAGAAAATCCTTTAAAGCTTTTTTATAGTCTGCCCTGCAAATTTCACAGCCAATGGAATTTATGTGAAGCTTTATATCATCAAGGCCCAGGTTCTTTAAAAACATTATGCCAAGCACCATTATTTCCACATCAATGTGGGGACTGTCAGACCCAAAAGCCTCTATGCCGAACTGGTGAAATTCCCGGAGTCTTCCGGCCTGGGGCCTTTCATATCTGAACCCCGGAATGATGTAAAAGAGTTTCACCGGCATAGGCTGTGTGTATAATTTATGTTCTATATAAGCTCTGACAGTGGGTGCGGTTCCTTCGGGTTTCAATGTTATGCTTCTTCCGGATTTATCCTGAAAAGTGTACATCTCCTTTTCAACTATATCAGTGGTTTCCCCCACACCCCTCTGAAAAAGTTCGGTATGTTCGAAAACCGGTGTTCTTATTTCTTTATAGGAAAACTCATGACATATTTCTCTGAATTTATTCTCAAGAAATACCCAATTGCCGGCTTCCTCAGGTAAAACATCTCTCGTCCCTCTGGGAGCCTGTGTAAACATGTGTCATCTCCTCCTTCAAACATAATAAAAACTTCCGCCGCTGATAGTTATATCAGGGACGGAAGTCTTTTCCGCGGTGCCACCCTGCTTGGTAAAAACCCACTTTGAAAACTCTAACGCGTTTTGCGTAACCCCCTACTTAAATTCGAGGTATCAGCTCCGGGGTGTTCTTCGGTATAAATTGCTCAAAAAGCACTCTCAATCGCGGCGCTTTCTCCCTGTTGAGTTTCATACCTTCTGCCCCTTCCTCGCTTTTTCCCATATATTTGCTTTTAATTATATGAAATATTTCTCCATATGTCAACATTTTACCGCTTTTTTTGCCTCTAACTTTACAATCCACTATAATTCACAAATTCCTAACAAATTTAACATAAACTCAATAAAATCACAGGATAAAATAATAATAGAACTTATAAATAAATACTTTTGGGAGGTTTTAAAATGACCCTTTTTAATAAACACAAATACTTAGTCGCAGTGCTGCTGGGACTTGCCCTGGGAGCAGCACTGGTGATAGGGGGTATATCAGCATACAATGTGATATATCCATCTAATTCTGCCAGGGCGGGTATGCAGGGCGCTACCTCTGTAAACACCTCCGTTCCTGAAACGGTTCTCCCCACAAACATACCGGATATAGTAGACAGGGTAAGCAGCGCCGTAGTGTATATCGAAACTACCGTTGAGAGCAAATCTGCCTCAGATCCCTTTTTTGACGACCCATTCTTCAGGCAATTTTTCGGAAACAATTTTAGAGTACAACCAACACCGAGGGTAAGTAAAGGAGTTGGTTCGGGTTTCATCTTCAATGCCGACGGTTATATAATGACAAATGAACATGTTATCGACGGCGCCACGGAAGTTAGCGTAACAGTAAAGGGGTTTGACAAGCCCTTTAAAGCCACAGTAGTGGGTAAAGACTTTGACCTTGATCTGGCGGTGTTGAAAATCAATTCTTCACAAAAACTGCCTTATTTAAATCTCGGCGATTCCGACAGAATGAGGGTTGGCGAATGGGTAATTGCCATAGGCAATCCCTACAGATTGGACCACACCGTAACCGTTGGTGTCATCAGTGCCAAAGGCAGGCCTGTTACCATCCCTGATGCAAGTTCCGGGAAAGATAGGGTCTATAAAAATCTAATACAGACCGATGCTGCTATAAACCCGGGTAACAGCGGCGGACCGCTGATTTCTCTCGGTGGTGATGTAATAGGTATAAACACAGCTATAAACGCCCAGGCTCAGGGAATAGGTTTTGCCATTCCTATCAATACTGCAAAAGAAGTTCTGAATGACCTCATCAAAAACGGTTCAGTAACAAGGCCATATATAGGCGTTGGACTTCAGGATTTGACAAAAGATCTGGTGGATTATTTCAAGTTAAAGGATCAGAGCGGTGCTATTATAACATATGTTTACCCGAACAGCCCCGCAGAAAAAGCCGGCCTCCAACAGGGCGACATAATTTTAAAGATAAATGACCGGGTTATCAAAAATTCCAACGATGTAGTTGAAACAGTCAGCAAAGCAAAGATCAATGACAAACTGGTACTTGTGGTTTTTAGAAATGGTCAAAACCGTTATATATCCGTTATAGTGGATAAGAAACCCGAATGATAAAAATTTCCCGGCGGAATCAAGTTTTCCGCCGGGTTTTTTTGGTCCTTGGCGTCTTAAAGAAAACCGATGGGCCATTTGCCGTTTCTTCGTCTTGCATTTCCTGTTTTATGCTTCTTACAGTTTCAATATCAACATTCATATCCCGTGCTATATCCTCATCCATGACATCTTCCTCTTCCAAAAGATCTACAAAGTCCTGATAGTCGCTGATGCCGGGATTAAGATTTTTTACCAACCTGTTTTTCTTCACCATAACTTCCCTCCCGCTCCTTGTATGGCATTAGTTTCTCCTGAAAGCGAAAAAAATATTTAACGCAGGAAAGGGTTTGTGTCTTTCTCCTGTTTAATGGTGGATTTTATTCCATGGCCAGGGCATATTATAACGTCATCATCTTGAATAAGTAATTTGTTTTTTATGGATTCCATTAGCTGTTCAAAGGAACCCCCCGGAAAATCGCTTCTCCCGATAGAACCTGCAAAAAGGGTGTCCCCAGTAAATATTATATTTCCCACTTTTATAGAAATGCTTCCGGGGGTATGCCCGGGTGTATGAATAACCTCTAACGTTAAATCTCCTAAAGATAACTTCTCATCGCCACCTTTCAGTTTGATTTCAGCCGGAGAAAGACTGAGGGCGGGTCCCCATATATTCTGAAAGATTTTGCCCGGGCGAAAGAAGCATAGGCGCATCATTTTCATGGATGGCAACCCTGGCACCGGTGCTGCATCTTACTTCCTCCAGGCCGGCTATGTGGTCAGCATGACCGTGGGTAAGCAAAATCAAATCTACAGTAAACCTTCTTTTTTTACAATGCTTAATATATCTTCAGCATTTCCTCCCGGATCAATTATAACTGCCTTTTTGTTTTTTTCATCCCCCAGTATATAGCAGTTAGATGCCAGCACTCCTACCTGCAAACATTTCAAAAACATAGTCCACCTCCTAAAAAAGCTTCTTGCTGTCAAGTAAAATAGTTACCGGACCATCATTATATATTTTCACCAGCATCTCTGCTTGAAATTTGCCTGTGGTCACTTTGGATATCTTACTCCGGCATATATTTACAAAGTCATTGTAAAGTTTCTCTGCCACTTCAGGTGAGGCTGCCTGAGTGAAACTTGGCCTCCTTCCCTTTCTCGCATCTCCCATAAGGGTAAATTGTGATACGATTAGCAAACCTCCGCCAATATCCTGGAGGGACTTGTTCATTTTTCCCTCTTCGTCTTCGAAT from Biomaibacter acetigenes includes these protein-coding regions:
- a CDS encoding pyridoxal-phosphate-dependent aminotransferase family protein, translated to MKKHHLRIPGPTEVPDSVMRAMQTPMLNHRGEEFISIFKQVSEEIKEVFQTQNDVLIFPSAGTGAMEAAIVNLFSPGDLILSFPNGVFSERFAQIAESFGANVERIQVEWGKPVTPDTVRERLTRDTNHEIKGILFTHNETSTGVLNDIKALREAVGNHPAVILVDAISSLGAVDLKTDEWNLDAVVTGSQKALMLPPGLGFISLSAKAWTMVEQSRMPKYYWDFRAAKKSLEKGQTPYTPAVSLIFALKESLELMKKEGLPNIFKRHLMISGALRAGIKAIGMKLFVDDRWASPTVTSIEISGCETQNFSKLLKNRFNITVAGGQEKLKNKIMRIGHLGYVDKMDIINVLAGLEMALGDRNLYGKGVREAELFFEKGEMGQ
- a CDS encoding DUF1292 domain-containing protein; the encoded protein is MDEKETITLYDEDGQETEFEVLGVVNVEDNDYAILVPLDESESEDEEAYIFRIDADENGEEVLTEVEDDDEFEAVREAWEAICEGDYDIEDISDDDEEEDIEEDIDDEDE
- the alaS gene encoding alanine--tRNA ligase yields the protein MMTSNEIREKFLSFFESKGHTRVASSSLVPHNDPTLLFANAGMNQFKEVFLGLKKLPFKRATTSQKCVRAGGKHNDLESVGRTARHHTFFEMLGNFSFGDYFKREAIAYAWEFLTEVLGLPKDKLWVSIYEEDDEAFELWQKVAKIPAERIVRMGEKDNFWSMGDTGPCGPCSEIYIDRGEDHRCDAEECKIGKCDCDRWRELWNLVFMQYNRDENGTLTPLPRPSIDTGMGLERIATVMQDVYSNYDTDLLRPIIAFVENMTGKKYYGDDRGFPFRVIADHSRAITFLISDGVVPGNEGRSYVLRRILRRAARYGRELDLNEPFLYKIIPQVVSLMECAYPELRKNLDYVQKVVKFEEERFNETLSDGLKMLSEGISRLEQEHKAVVPGEMAFMLYDTYGFPLDLTRDIAQEKGFSVDIKSFEELMEKQREKAKAARKESYKIDELFETLAPLPPTEFLGYDRLESEGQVQLIISNQEPVESFDDKSREVVLVLDKTPFYGESGGQVGDTGIIENDDFRFRVVNTQKTPDGKFYHIGRIEKGEVSIKDMVMARVDADRRKDIARNHSATHLLHKALKQVLGEHVNQAGSLVNDTRLRFDFSHHSAMTQEELKQTEGKVNEAILSNLPVKVDITTVQDAQKHGAIALFGEKYGEKVRMVSMGDYSIELCGGTHVKSTSEIGLFKIVSESSIGAGLRRIEAVTGKNLINYLDVTLQNLSDAAALLKTSPQELSQKINELIERLKDREREIESLSQQAINAQIEDIFSKKVDLDGVEVIYSRVKAREMDDLRKISDALRQKLKSGIIVLGSVSGEKVNFVASVSEDLTKKGYHAGNIVKQVASIAGGGGGGRSDFAQAGGKNPDKLDEALNSVPQILSTL
- a CDS encoding IreB family regulatory phosphoprotein; translated protein: MGQNFQETMKFKVEKDQAVNSREILQKVYDALKQKGYNPINQIVGYLLSGDPAYITSFNNARNLIRKLERDELLEELLKNYIEES
- the ruvX gene encoding Holliday junction resolvase RuvX, with the translated sequence MRVLGLDVGDKKIGVAVSDELGLIAQGIGVITRQDLKQDLKKIEELIQQYKVGKVILGLPRNMNGTLGSQGEAVKKFGEALKQNSGIELGYWDERLSTVEAERSLIDADMSRRKRKGVIDKVAAVLILQGYLNYRCHVDTE
- a CDS encoding aldo/keto reductase; protein product: MEYRILGGTGIRVSRLCFGSLGISPLQSHLSIEEGTDIILEAIRAGVNFIDTAEFYNNYPYIKKALKLTNRDIVVVSKSYAYTYEDMRSSVEKARKELDRDVIDVFMLHEQESRLTLNGHREALKYLIEAKEKGIIKAVGVSTHTVEVVEAAATMSEIDVIHPIINIKGIGIKDGDICQMERAIEKAYKNSKGIYGMKCLGGGNLIGIKEEAFKYILDFPYLHSVAVGMKSIAEVEANCLIFEGRPVTEELKNRLDSQKRKLIVEDWCEGCGRCVQHCKFKALSIVRGKSRVDPDRCVLCGYCAGYCPEFCIKII